From Oceanipulchritudo coccoides, the proteins below share one genomic window:
- a CDS encoding OmpA family protein, with the protein MLSYKMLKSAHTFRFGFILLALLTGLVFAGCRGPQTPDPSMTAVRGQGTGTGPGSADWISPEDIARAGALGLETRDPDMMDDGNRLENLFSPIYFEFDQSFIRPADRATLQEAAQYLETNPNAKLLAEGHCDWRGTTEYNMALGDRRAGSVVAYLEQVGISPDRLETVSKGDLDAITEGSDDQMRMDRRADLIIIP; encoded by the coding sequence ATGCTTTCATACAAGATGCTCAAATCCGCACACACCTTCCGCTTTGGTTTTATTCTCCTGGCCCTCCTCACCGGCCTTGTCTTTGCCGGATGCCGTGGCCCGCAAACCCCGGATCCTTCCATGACAGCCGTTCGCGGACAGGGAACCGGAACCGGTCCTGGTTCCGCTGACTGGATCAGCCCAGAGGATATCGCCCGGGCTGGCGCGCTGGGCCTGGAAACCCGCGACCCGGATATGATGGACGACGGTAATCGCCTCGAAAACCTCTTTTCTCCCATCTACTTTGAATTCGACCAGTCCTTCATTCGTCCCGCGGACCGGGCAACGCTACAGGAAGCGGCCCAGTATCTGGAAACGAATCCAAATGCCAAACTCCTTGCTGAAGGGCATTGCGACTGGCGCGGAACGACTGAATACAATATGGCCCTCGGCGATCGCCGGGCGGGCAGTGTAGTCGCCTATCTGGAACAGGTGGGGATTTCCCCTGACCGACTGGAAACCGTCTCCAAGGGAGATTTGGATGCCATTACCGAGGGATCCGACGACCAGATGCGTATGGACCGCCGTGCGGACCTGATCATTATTCCCTGA
- a CDS encoding response regulator, which produces MKKVAIIEDHTAVRDMIAQIVHTMEDWEIVTSSGDGRKALDECLETKPDFIILDIMLPGLNGAEILRRLKRQLPDVHVLVFSGYQDAMLLRELVEAGAHGFIGKTAPLVELQKGLEIVATGGTYFSPEVAEILRHSMFNPAFSGTPPLQRLTAREREILQLIAESNSTKEIANILSISVKTAENHRTNLMRKLDLHDVASLTRFAIEHRIIEPPTRPQSEGDS; this is translated from the coding sequence ATGAAAAAGGTAGCCATAATTGAAGATCATACGGCGGTACGGGACATGATCGCCCAAATTGTCCACACCATGGAGGACTGGGAAATTGTCACCTCCTCTGGCGACGGGCGGAAGGCCCTCGACGAATGCCTCGAGACCAAGCCTGATTTTATCATCCTGGACATCATGCTCCCGGGTTTGAACGGGGCCGAGATCCTGCGCCGCCTTAAAAGACAGCTGCCGGATGTCCACGTCCTCGTCTTTTCCGGCTATCAGGATGCAATGTTGCTGCGTGAGCTGGTGGAAGCCGGTGCCCACGGCTTCATCGGGAAGACCGCGCCGCTCGTCGAGTTGCAGAAGGGCCTCGAAATTGTTGCCACTGGGGGAACTTACTTCAGCCCGGAAGTGGCGGAAATCCTGCGACATTCCATGTTTAATCCCGCTTTCAGTGGAACTCCTCCCCTGCAACGCCTGACCGCGCGGGAACGCGAGATCCTGCAACTGATTGCCGAAAGCAACAGCACCAAGGAAATTGCCAACATCCTCAGTATCAGCGTAAAAACAGCTGAAAACCACCGTACCAACCTGATGCGCAAACTCGACCTCCATGATGTCGCCAGCCTGACCCGCTTCGCCATTGAACACCGGATAATCGAACCGCCCACACGCCCCCAAAGCGAGGGTGATTCCTGA
- the obgE gene encoding GTPase ObgE: protein MFVDEVEVKLRAGDGGNGCASFRREKFVPKGGPDGGDGGNGGNVILEADVNSADLRQYYFKPHWNAKNGAPGMGSTRNGRGGADCVLKVPPGTVVHDASTGEVVLELLESGERHVLLKGGSGGWGNIHFKSSVNQAPRQFKEGTPGQHGTYRFVLKTIADIGLVGYPNAGKSTLIAAMTAANPKTASYPFTTLNPVVGVMEPEEPGGIRIQLADIPGLIEGAHSNKGLGHAFLRHIERCKGLVILIDLSGVDGREPWADYQNLLKELDYYGQGLAAKPRIIVVNKVDEPAAADHLETFQKKTGTKPVPVSCLLGEGLPELRKALFSFANEMTQP from the coding sequence ATGTTTGTCGATGAGGTGGAAGTCAAGCTACGAGCGGGCGATGGTGGGAACGGTTGTGCCAGTTTTCGTAGGGAAAAATTTGTTCCGAAGGGCGGACCCGACGGGGGAGACGGGGGCAACGGGGGCAACGTCATCCTCGAGGCGGATGTAAATTCAGCGGATTTGCGCCAGTACTATTTCAAACCCCATTGGAATGCCAAAAACGGCGCCCCGGGAATGGGTAGCACCCGAAATGGCCGCGGCGGCGCGGATTGTGTCCTGAAAGTCCCCCCGGGGACGGTCGTTCATGACGCTTCAACTGGAGAGGTTGTCCTTGAATTGCTGGAATCGGGCGAACGCCATGTCCTTCTGAAAGGGGGGAGCGGCGGTTGGGGTAATATCCACTTCAAGAGTTCGGTCAATCAGGCTCCCCGTCAATTCAAGGAGGGAACGCCGGGCCAGCATGGCACCTATCGTTTTGTCCTGAAGACCATTGCTGACATCGGGCTGGTCGGATATCCAAATGCCGGCAAATCGACCCTGATCGCTGCCATGACAGCTGCCAATCCGAAGACAGCCAGCTATCCCTTTACCACCCTGAACCCGGTGGTCGGCGTGATGGAGCCGGAGGAGCCGGGTGGAATCCGCATCCAGTTGGCCGATATTCCGGGCCTTATTGAGGGCGCTCACTCCAACAAGGGACTTGGCCACGCCTTTCTGCGGCATATCGAACGATGTAAAGGGCTTGTTATATTAATTGATCTTTCCGGCGTGGACGGGCGAGAACCATGGGCTGATTATCAAAATCTTTTGAAAGAATTGGATTACTATGGACAAGGGCTTGCCGCCAAGCCTCGAATCATTGTGGTAAATAAAGTGGACGAACCAGCAGCAGCGGATCATCTCGAGACATTTCAGAAAAAAACTGGAACAAAGCCCGTTCCCGTATCCTGTTTGCTGGGTGAAGGGCTTCCGGAACTCCGGAAGGCTCTTTTTTCGTTCGCCAACGAAATGACACAGCCCTAG
- a CDS encoding response regulator codes for MNKCVLIVDDDHEFSSLLRGIFEQAGYTVHTADTADHGFELLQKEPIELIVTDERLPTEMSGSDLIHKLRELDRKVPVIMVSGYLNDGAIRDLIADGVDGVFIKPLNIFSLLKKASQILESQNKRSGSDVDNSSESEAAAGGRSIGHIQGHSEKGKQFLSRAIAASAFKRNLLLIGPQGTLFEEISRDIVNISSSGERCIAFKPGEVTKESLEKPFGGDNADQPITMVILDAEQLSAEEGTLLMDLVDARGGASSSLRMIFCLSRSVEELYDAEKIDDEMYLFLGTNELVVPAIKDMPEDLLAIAKQEISERSEEAPFDAKLRSFLLDYAWPDNMLELRATIVKAISLSQPRPPQLKHFAAALNSDKGTDRLNDSRSSLERFLVQESKKYQTALNIIGDA; via the coding sequence ATGAATAAATGCGTACTTATTGTCGACGATGACCACGAGTTCAGTTCCCTCTTGAGAGGGATCTTTGAGCAGGCTGGATACACTGTCCACACGGCAGACACGGCAGACCATGGGTTTGAGCTTCTGCAGAAGGAGCCAATTGAGTTAATTGTCACGGATGAACGTTTGCCCACCGAGATGTCCGGAAGCGACTTGATTCACAAGTTGCGGGAGTTGGATCGTAAGGTCCCCGTGATCATGGTTTCAGGCTATTTAAATGACGGTGCCATCCGGGACCTTATCGCAGACGGGGTGGACGGCGTTTTTATCAAACCACTGAATATCTTTTCCCTGCTTAAGAAAGCTTCCCAGATTCTGGAGTCCCAGAACAAGCGGTCCGGATCGGATGTAGATAACTCAAGTGAGAGTGAGGCGGCTGCAGGAGGGCGGTCAATCGGCCATATTCAAGGTCATTCCGAGAAGGGTAAACAATTTCTCAGCCGGGCCATTGCCGCATCCGCATTCAAGCGCAATCTTCTCCTTATTGGTCCTCAAGGTACCCTTTTTGAGGAAATCAGCCGGGACATTGTTAATATCAGTAGCTCCGGTGAACGCTGTATCGCCTTCAAACCGGGTGAAGTGACAAAGGAAAGCCTGGAGAAACCGTTTGGCGGCGACAATGCGGACCAGCCAATTACGATGGTTATTCTTGATGCTGAGCAACTCTCTGCGGAGGAAGGCACTTTGTTGATGGATCTTGTGGACGCGCGGGGCGGCGCTTCAAGCAGCTTGAGAATGATTTTCTGTCTCAGCCGATCGGTCGAGGAACTCTACGATGCTGAGAAAATTGATGATGAGATGTATCTTTTCCTTGGTACGAACGAACTGGTCGTGCCGGCGATCAAGGATATGCCGGAAGATCTTCTGGCGATTGCCAAACAGGAAATTTCCGAGCGATCCGAGGAGGCCCCTTTTGATGCCAAGCTTCGCTCCTTCCTTCTGGATTATGCCTGGCCGGATAATATGTTGGAATTGCGCGCAACCATCGTCAAGGCGATCAGCCTGTCCCAGCCGCGCCCGCCCCAGTTGAAACATTTTGCGGCGGCCTTGAATTCTGACAAGGGAACCGACAGGCTTAATGATTCCCGGTCTTCGTTGGAGCGTTTTCTTGTTCAAGAGAGCAAGAAGTACCAGACTGCACTGAATATTATTGGCGATGCCTGA
- a CDS encoding response regulator, whose amino-acid sequence MAKPILIIDDEEKFAEMLKELLRLNGFEAEFSLNPEEAVQRMRQEDFDLVITDYKMPQMDGAEFLVEARKINPDLPVIMISGLMNMPELIKVANIGVTLVLEKPFKTEELLEHVSRFVGISAEDASTVEAMDMEASEIDFNEGSISVSYPSPAKYLSDSSRENKRFLETFWNNASTSRHLPFFAQRGAEIRLVAKEVMYWTEQDPEEEVVRIDLVDTKTDFTRSWVLENEPFPGVLVVDIRDCEWDGEAVQILSDWISFVESSGKNLSSSRLLYVLPIGANFDPDSLIVPKDVKNLLATECPVMLSLRERVPDTAFYIKRYFSDEERGLAGLENLTRLLHYPWPGGYAELLPFLGKLRSLIESEGQLSVDSFNAVIEEGLEDPSQLKGPSDLEAYLKRRQREYLTLHRQPGEDLKDTLLRLGIGDSPVDPDAILADEALIYPEIVNQSAE is encoded by the coding sequence ATGGCTAAACCGATTTTAATTATAGACGACGAAGAAAAATTTGCCGAGATGCTGAAGGAGCTTCTCCGGCTGAATGGGTTTGAGGCGGAGTTTTCCCTCAATCCCGAGGAAGCTGTCCAGCGCATGCGTCAGGAGGACTTCGATCTTGTCATTACTGACTACAAGATGCCCCAAATGGACGGCGCCGAATTCCTGGTAGAGGCCCGGAAAATCAATCCTGATTTGCCCGTTATCATGATTTCCGGCCTGATGAACATGCCGGAGCTCATCAAAGTGGCCAATATCGGGGTAACACTGGTCCTGGAAAAACCCTTCAAGACGGAAGAACTCCTTGAACATGTTTCCCGTTTTGTCGGGATCAGCGCGGAGGATGCCTCAACTGTCGAAGCAATGGACATGGAGGCCTCCGAAATCGATTTCAACGAAGGCAGTATATCCGTCTCCTATCCCTCGCCGGCAAAGTATCTTTCGGATTCCAGCCGGGAAAACAAGCGCTTCCTGGAAACCTTCTGGAACAACGCGAGCACCAGCCGCCATTTGCCGTTTTTTGCCCAGCGAGGGGCTGAAATCCGCCTTGTCGCGAAGGAGGTCATGTATTGGACCGAGCAGGATCCGGAGGAAGAGGTAGTCCGTATTGATCTTGTCGATACAAAGACCGACTTCACGCGGAGCTGGGTACTTGAGAACGAGCCATTTCCCGGAGTTCTCGTGGTGGACATAAGGGATTGTGAATGGGACGGGGAAGCCGTTCAAATCCTCTCTGACTGGATTTCCTTTGTCGAGTCGTCGGGAAAAAACCTGTCCAGCTCAAGGCTCCTGTACGTCCTCCCCATCGGGGCCAATTTTGACCCGGATTCGCTCATCGTCCCGAAGGACGTCAAGAACCTTCTGGCCACGGAATGTCCGGTCATGCTGTCATTAAGGGAGCGGGTTCCTGATACCGCTTTCTACATCAAGCGATATTTTTCAGATGAGGAACGGGGCCTTGCCGGATTGGAGAACCTGACCCGACTCCTTCATTACCCTTGGCCGGGGGGATACGCCGAGTTGCTCCCGTTTCTTGGCAAGTTGAGAAGTCTTATCGAATCGGAAGGGCAACTTTCCGTTGATTCGTTCAATGCCGTCATTGAAGAAGGGTTGGAGGATCCTTCCCAGTTGAAAGGCCCAAGCGACCTTGAGGCATACCTGAAGCGACGTCAGCGCGAATACCTTACTTTGCATCGCCAACCGGGAGAGGATCTCAAAGACACCCTGTTGCGGTTGGGCATTGGGGATAGCCCAGTCGATCCGGATGCAATCCTTGCTGACGAAGCCTTGATTTATCCGGAAATTGTCAATCAATCAGCCGAATAG
- a CDS encoding GspE/PulE family protein produces the protein MAIPRVLRSVLRELVLDKKLDKDAVQEITSENEDLSGDELETILHEKYEVPAFSILLAQASAFSIPPFNAKNFTVNERTFERLDKDFCRENKVLPIGTFGTNLVVVIADPFNTELLETMQNQQRCSVYPMLGLEEEILQFLQKENEVQRPEGFGDVMESLNIDFDEVNEDGDISEEDLENENSPIVQLASRIIEDAYFSGGSDIHVEPFENEARIRVRVDGVCQDKLRIPAKAAISLMARLKIMANLDIAEKRLPQDGRIIYKQFNRKGIDVDLRVATAPLNHGEGAVMRLLDKQKSTLPLTALGFSEDNLSMYKDLITRPYGMVLHCGPTGSGKSMTLYSALNEINDPGKCIRTAEDPIEYTLNGLLQMQMHRQIGLTFAKALRAFLRQDPDIILVGEIRDQETAQIAVEAALTGHMLFSTLHTNDAPSTISRLTEMKIEPFMISASLVCVCAQRLLRRVCKTCGIVSEAENRERDILERAIDWSGDIPHHKEGGCPACGGIGYKGRVGIHELMPTSNELIKGINAGMDVAKLKRIAVRNRMRTLHQDSMLKVQDGTTTIEEAIANVPPDMEDLRAIKEAPTLEQALMDLTKGPLMGVDQSD, from the coding sequence ATGGCGATTCCCAGAGTATTGCGGTCGGTCTTGCGTGAGCTGGTCCTTGACAAGAAATTAGACAAGGATGCCGTCCAGGAGATCACCTCCGAAAACGAGGACCTTTCCGGTGACGAGTTGGAGACCATTCTTCACGAGAAATACGAAGTACCTGCATTCAGCATTCTCCTTGCGCAGGCTTCTGCATTTTCCATCCCCCCCTTCAACGCGAAAAATTTCACGGTCAACGAGCGCACATTTGAGCGCCTTGACAAGGATTTCTGCCGCGAGAACAAGGTTTTGCCCATCGGCACATTCGGGACAAATCTTGTCGTTGTCATTGCGGACCCGTTCAACACGGAGCTCCTCGAGACAATGCAGAACCAGCAACGTTGCTCGGTTTATCCGATGCTCGGTCTGGAGGAGGAAATTCTCCAGTTCCTGCAGAAGGAAAATGAGGTCCAGCGCCCTGAAGGATTCGGGGATGTCATGGAGTCCCTCAATATCGATTTTGACGAGGTCAATGAGGATGGTGACATCAGTGAGGAGGATCTCGAAAATGAGAATTCCCCGATTGTCCAGCTGGCCAGCCGGATCATTGAGGATGCGTATTTTTCCGGAGGTTCTGATATTCACGTCGAGCCGTTCGAGAACGAAGCCCGGATCCGTGTTCGCGTGGACGGGGTTTGCCAGGACAAATTGCGCATACCGGCCAAGGCGGCGATCTCCCTGATGGCCCGCTTGAAGATCATGGCCAATCTGGATATTGCCGAGAAGCGCCTTCCCCAAGACGGGCGAATTATCTACAAGCAGTTCAACCGGAAGGGCATTGATGTCGACCTGCGTGTGGCCACAGCGCCACTTAACCATGGCGAAGGGGCTGTCATGCGATTGCTTGACAAGCAGAAGTCCACTTTGCCGCTGACTGCTCTTGGCTTCAGCGAGGACAATCTGTCCATGTACAAGGACTTGATCACCAGGCCCTATGGGATGGTCCTGCACTGCGGGCCGACCGGTTCCGGTAAATCGATGACACTGTACAGTGCGCTGAACGAGATCAATGATCCCGGCAAGTGTATCCGGACTGCCGAGGATCCCATTGAATATACCCTGAATGGACTTTTGCAGATGCAGATGCACCGGCAGATCGGGTTGACCTTTGCCAAGGCGCTTCGGGCTTTCCTGCGACAGGATCCGGACATCATTCTAGTCGGGGAAATCCGTGACCAGGAAACGGCTCAGATCGCGGTCGAGGCTGCGTTGACCGGGCACATGCTTTTCAGCACGCTTCATACGAATGATGCACCAAGCACAATCAGCCGATTAACGGAGATGAAGATTGAGCCATTCATGATTTCAGCATCCCTGGTCTGCGTTTGTGCCCAGCGGCTTCTGCGCCGGGTGTGCAAGACATGTGGCATTGTCTCGGAGGCAGAGAACCGGGAACGGGATATCCTGGAAAGAGCCATCGACTGGTCGGGAGATATCCCCCATCACAAGGAAGGCGGCTGTCCGGCATGTGGAGGAATTGGATACAAGGGACGGGTGGGTATTCATGAACTCATGCCGACGAGCAACGAATTGATAAAAGGCATCAATGCCGGCATGGATGTGGCAAAATTGAAGCGGATTGCCGTCCGCAATCGCATGAGAACGCTCCACCAGGATAGTATGCTCAAAGTCCAGGATGGGACCACGACCATCGAGGAAGCGATTGCCAATGTCCCGCCGGACATGGAGGACCTGAGGGCGATCAAGGAGGCCCCAACCCTTGAGCAGGCATTGATGGATTTGACGAAGGGGCCCTTGATGGGGGTTGACCAATCAGACTAA
- a CDS encoding UDP-N-acetylmuramoyl-L-alanyl-D-glutamate--2,6-diaminopimelate ligase: MIDTEIRGVACHPDEVQGPGYLFVCMDEYLEYNRWFTWRAFLEKLPSMELAGVVSPSPVEGLSVPQLITPFPRKALGQAARLFLGNPDEGVQFLGVTGTNGKTTTTRLLAHLNNKLGIPCGSIGTLGIALGDSLNAAGTYTTPLSPELYRHLLTFRESGARAVSMEVSSHALTLDRVEGLLFDGAVLTNVERDHLDFHGTQEAYAMAKQGLFNLLKPGGVSVLNRASAFYNQFAEAAGGRVVSFGMENSGADYEVRNLILTPQRSRFSMAVGNETCPFESHLVGDFQVENVAAAVALMHAMGHSLEALADALKDFPPVCGRMEQIFLPNGCTAIVDYAHNPDGLQHVLKACRPFCERKLHVAFGCGGDRDRGKRSIMGSIAAELADVCWVTSDNPRTEDPEAIINDIMEGVQSSLSLASGSPEVHQVPDREEALRTAYNHTKEGDLLVVAGKGHEDYQIIGLTKHPFSDQAILRSFS; this comes from the coding sequence TTGATCGATACGGAAATCCGGGGTGTGGCCTGCCATCCAGACGAGGTACAGGGACCCGGCTATCTCTTTGTCTGCATGGACGAGTACCTTGAGTACAATCGTTGGTTTACCTGGAGAGCATTTCTGGAAAAGCTCCCCTCCATGGAGCTGGCAGGAGTGGTTTCTCCCAGTCCGGTTGAAGGATTGAGCGTTCCCCAGTTGATCACCCCCTTTCCGCGTAAAGCATTGGGACAGGCCGCACGCCTTTTCCTGGGCAATCCCGATGAGGGCGTGCAATTTCTTGGAGTGACCGGGACCAATGGCAAAACCACAACAACCCGTCTGTTGGCTCACCTGAACAACAAGCTGGGCATTCCCTGTGGCAGCATCGGGACGCTTGGAATTGCCCTGGGAGACAGCCTCAATGCGGCGGGAACCTACACAACTCCACTTTCCCCCGAGCTCTACCGCCATCTCCTCACTTTTCGCGAATCCGGGGCCCGGGCTGTTTCGATGGAAGTTTCATCCCATGCGCTTACCCTCGATCGAGTGGAAGGACTTCTCTTCGACGGAGCTGTCCTCACAAATGTGGAACGGGACCATCTGGATTTCCACGGGACCCAGGAGGCTTATGCCATGGCCAAGCAGGGCCTCTTTAACCTGCTCAAACCGGGTGGGGTATCCGTGCTTAATCGCGCCTCCGCGTTCTATAATCAATTTGCCGAGGCCGCGGGTGGCAGGGTGGTGAGTTTTGGAATGGAAAATAGCGGGGCGGATTATGAAGTTCGCAACCTGATCCTGACTCCCCAAAGGTCGCGTTTCAGCATGGCAGTAGGCAATGAAACCTGTCCCTTTGAAAGCCACCTTGTGGGAGATTTTCAGGTTGAAAATGTGGCTGCTGCGGTGGCCCTCATGCACGCCATGGGGCATTCCCTTGAGGCTCTTGCAGATGCCTTGAAGGACTTCCCGCCCGTGTGCGGTCGCATGGAACAGATTTTTCTTCCAAACGGGTGTACCGCGATTGTCGATTACGCCCATAATCCAGACGGATTGCAGCATGTATTGAAAGCTTGCCGGCCTTTTTGTGAGCGTAAGCTTCATGTGGCCTTCGGGTGTGGTGGAGATCGTGACCGCGGCAAACGGTCGATCATGGGTAGTATCGCGGCTGAGCTGGCGGATGTTTGCTGGGTCACTTCGGACAATCCCCGCACGGAGGATCCGGAAGCGATTATCAATGATATTATGGAGGGAGTACAGTCCTCCTTAAGTTTGGCCTCCGGCAGCCCTGAAGTCCATCAGGTGCCTGACCGGGAAGAAGCGCTACGCACAGCCTACAACCATACAAAAGAGGGCGATTTGTTGGTTGTCGCAGGCAAGGGACATGAGGATTACCAGATCATTGGGCTGACAAAGCATCCCTTTTCAGACCAGGCGATTCTACGGTCCTTCAGTTAG